Proteins co-encoded in one Chiroxiphia lanceolata isolate bChiLan1 chromosome 21, bChiLan1.pri, whole genome shotgun sequence genomic window:
- the NOTCH1 gene encoding neurogenic locus notch homolog protein 1 produces MERLLAPGLLVLLLPALTRGLRCTQLAESCLNGGKCETFPNGTEVCQCSGAYVGERCQLPNPCLSSPCKNAGTCTAVVRGSTVDYTCACRLGFTDELCLTPRDNVCLSNPCRNGGTCDLLTLSEYKCRCPPGWSGKTCQQADPCASNPCANGGQCVPFEAHYICRCTAGFHGANCKQDVNECNISPPVCKNGGSCTNEVGTYQCSCKPAYTGQNCEHPYVPCNPSPCQNGGTCRQIGDTTYDCTCLPGFTGQNCEENINDCPGNNCKNGGTCVDGVNTYNCQCPPEWTGQYCTEDVDECQLMPNACQNGGTCHNNHGGYNCVCVNGWTGEDCSENIDDCAMAACFHGATCHDRVASFYCECPHGRTGLLCHLDDACISNPCNEGSNCDTNPVNGKAICTCPSGYMGPACNQDVDECSLGANPCEHAGKCINTQGSFQCQCLQGYSGPRCEIDVNECLSNPCQNDATCLDQIGEFQCICMPGYEGVYCEINTDECASSPCLHNGNCLDKINEFHCECPTGFNGHLCQFDIDECASTPCKNSAKCVDGPNTYSCECTEGFTGAHCEIDIDECDPDPCHYGTCKDGIASFTCLCQPGYTGHRCDININECQSQPCKNGGTCQDRNNAYNCICLKGTTGPNCEINLDDCASSPCDYGKCIDKINGYECTCEPGYTGRMCNINIDECASNPCHNGGTCKDGINGFTCLCPEGFHDPKCLSEVNECNSNPCIHGKCHDGLNGYKCDCDPGWSGTNCDINNNECESNPCMNGGTCKDMTSGYICTCREGFSGPNCQTNINECASNPCLNQGTCIDDVAGYTCNCLLPYTGATCEDVLAPCAGSPCKNGGECRESEDYKSFSCSCPPGWQGQTCEIDINECVKSPCRNGATCQNTNGSYRCACRTGFSGRNCDTDIDDCKPNPCHNGGSCSDGIGTFFCECLAGFRGPKCEEDINECASNPCKNGANCTDCVNSYTCTCPSGFSGIHCENNTPDCTESSCFNGGTCVDGINTFTCVCLPGFTGSYCEHNINECDSKPCLNGGTCQDSYGTYKCTCPQGYTGLNCQNLVRWCDSSPCKNGGKCWQTNNLYRCECNSGWTGLYCDVPSVSCEVAAKQQGIDVAHLCRNSGLCVDTGNTHFCRCQAGYTGSYCEEQVDECSPNPCQNGATCTDYLGGYSCECVAGYHGVNCSEEINECLSHPCQNGGTCIDLINTYKCSCPRGTQGVHCEINVDDCSPFFDPVTLGPKCFNNGKCKDRVGGYSCICPPGFVGERCEGDVNECLSNPCDARGTQNCVQRVNDYKCECRPGYAGRRCDTVVDGCKGKPCRNGGTCAVASNTGRGFICKCPPGFVGATCENDSRTCGNLHCLNGGTCISMHKSSKCMCAPAFTGPECQYPASSPCMSNPCYNGGTCEFFGDASPYYRCNCPANFNGLNCHILDFDFQGGIGQDIIPPKIEEKCEIAVCAGYAGNKICDGKCNNHACGWDGGDCSLNFNDPWKNCSQSLQCWKYFNDGKCDSQCNNAGCLYDGFDCQKYEGQCNPLYDQYCKDHFSDGHCDQGCNNFECEWDGLDCANNMPEKLADGTLVVVVLITPENLKNNSFNFLRELSRVLHTNVVFKKNPKGEYMIFPYYGNEEELKKHYIKRSTEDWSDMSSAVINKVKSSLYSRAGRRQKRELDQMDIRGSIVYLEIDNRQCIQSSSQCFQSATDVAAFLGALASLGNLNIPYKIEAVKSETAEPATNSQLYPMYVVVAALVLLAFIGLGVLVSRKRRREHGQLWFPEGFKVTESSKKKRREPLGEDSVGLKPLKNASDGTLMDDNQNEWGDEEDTKKFRFEEQAMLPDTDDQTDHRQWTQQHLDAADLRISSMAPTPPQGEIDADCMDVNVRGPDGFTPLMIASCSGGGLETGNSEEEDDAPAVISDFIYQGASLHNQTDRTGETALHLAARYSRSDAAKRLLEASADANIQDNMGRTPLHAAVSADAQGVFQILIRNRATDLDARMHDGTTPLILAARLAVEGMLDDLINCHADVNAVDDLGKSALHWAAAVNNVEAAVVLLKNGANKDMQNNKEETPLFLAAREGSYETAKVLLDHFANRDITDHMDRLPRDIAQERMHHDIVRLLDEYNLVRSPPLHNGPLGAPTLSPPLCSPNSYIGNLKPAVQGKKARKPSTKGLSCNGKDAKDLKARRKKSQDGKGCLLDNSSVLSPVDSLESPHGYLSDVASPPLMTSPFQQSPSMPLNHLPGMPDAHMSINHLNMAGKQDMAMGSSSRMAFDSVPPRLSHLPVSSPSTVMSNAPMSFSVGGAAGLNGQCDWLTRLQNGMVQSQYNPLRGNIQPGAHQQPQNLQHGMMTSLHNGLPTTSLSQMMSYQAMPNTRLASQPHLMQSQQLQQMQQQQLQQQNLQPQQQPQQPQQPPPPQQPQQHHNPGSNGSGHMGQNFLGTELSQPDMQPVSSSSMAVHTILPQDSQMLPTSLPSSLAQPMTTTQFLTPPSQHSYSSPLDNTPSHQLQVPDHPFLTPSPESPDQWSSSSPHSNVSDWSEGISSPPTSMQSQMGHIPEAFK; encoded by the exons ATGGAGCGGCTCCTGGCGCCCGGcctcctggtgctcctgctgcccGCCCTGACGCGAG GTTTACGGTGCACGCAGCTCGCCGAATCCTGCCTCAACGGGGGCAAGTGTGAAACTTTTCCCAACGGGACGGAGGTGTGCCA GTGTAGCGGTGCCTACGTGGGCGAGCGGTGCCAGCTGCCCAACCCCTGCCTGAGCTCCCCCTGCAAGAACGCCGGCACCTGCACCGCGGTGGTGCGCGGCAGCACCGTGGATTACACCTGCGCCTGCCGCCTGGGCTTCACCGACGAGCTGTGCCTGACGCCCCGCGACAACGTCTGCCTCAGCAACCCCTGCCGGAACGGGGGCACCTGCGACCTGCTGACGCTCAGCGAGTACAAGTGCCGCTGCCCGCCGGGGTGGTCAG gcaAAACCTGCCAGCAGGCCGACCCCTGCGCCTCCAACCCCTGTGCCAACGGGGGCCAGTGCGTGCCCTTCGAAGCCCACTACATCTGCCGCTGCACCGCCGGCTTCCACGGCGCCAACTGCAAGCAGGACGTCAACGAGTGCAACATCTCCCCGCCCGTCTGCAAGAACGGGGGCAGCTGCACCAACGAGGTGGGCACCTACCAGTGCTCCTGCAAGCCGGCGTACACCGGGCAGAACTGCGAGCACCCCTACGTGCCCTGCAACCCCTCGCCCTGCCAGAACGGGGGCACCTGCCGCCAGATCGGGGACACCACCTACGACTGCACCTGCCTGCCAG GGTTCACGGGTCAGAACTGTGAGGAAAACATCAACGACTGCCCAGGCAACAACTGCAAGAATGGGGGCACCTGTGTGGACGGCGTCAACACCTACAACTGCCAGTGCCCGCCCGAGTGGACAG GTCAGTACTGCACTGAGGACGTGGACGAGTGCCAGCTGATGCCCAACGCCTGCCAGAACGGTGGCACCTGCCACAACAACCACGGCGGCTACAACTGTGTCTGTGTCAACGGCTGGACGGGCGAGGACTGCAGCGAGAACATCGACGACTGCGCCATGGCCGCCTGCTTCCACGGGGCCACCTGCCACGACCGGGTGGCCTCCTTCTACTGCGAGTGTCCCCACGGCCGCACGG GTTTGCTGTGCCACCTGGACGACGCCTGCATCAGCAACCCCTGCAACGAGGGCTCCAACTGCGACACCAACCCCGTCAATGGCAAAGCCATCTGCACGTGTCCCTCGGGGTACATGGGGCCAGCCTGCAACCAGGACGTGGATGAGTGTTCTCTGG GAGCCAACCCATGTGAGCATGCAGGGAAGTGCATCAACACCCAAGGGTCCTTCCAGTGCCAGTGTCTGCAGGGCTACTCGGGCCCTCGCTGCGAGATCGATGTCAATGAGTGTCTCTCCAACCCCTGCCAGAATGATGCCACCTGCCTGGACCAGATCGGGGAGTTCCAGTGCATCTGCATGCCCG GTTATGAGGGGGTTTACTGTGAGATCAACACGGATGAGtgtgccagcagcccctgcctgcacaACGGCAACTGCCTCGACAAGATCAACGAGTTCCACTGCGAGTGCCCCACTG GCTTCAACGGGCACCTGTGCCAGTTCGACATCGACGAGTGCGCCAGCACCCCCTGCAAGAACAGCGCCAAGTGCGTGGACGGCCCCAACACCTACAGCTGCGAGTGCACCGAAG GTTTCACAGGTGCTCACTGCGAGATCGACATCGATGAGTGTGACCCCGACCCGTGTCACTACGGGACCTGCAAGGACGGCATCGCCTCCTTCACCTGCCTCTGCCAGCCGGGCTACACGGGCCACCGCTGCGACATCAACATCAACGAGtgccagagccagccctgcaaAAATGGGGGGACCTGCCAGGACAGGAACAACGCCTACAACTGCATCTGCCTCAAAGGGACCACGG gaCCGAACTGTGAGATCAACCTGGACGActgtgccagcagcccctgtgACTACGGCAAGTGCATCGACAAGATCAATGGCTATGAGTGCACCTGCGAGCCGGGGTACACAG ggcGCATGTGCAACATCAACATCGACGAGTGTGCCAGCAACCCCTGCCACAACGGGGGCACGTGCAAGGATGGCATCAACGGCTTCACCTGCCTCTGCCCCGAGGGCTTCCACGACCCCAAGTGCCTGTCTGAAGTGAACGAGTGCAACAGCAACCCCTGCATCCATGGAAAATGCCATGATGGATTGAATGG CTACAAGTGTGACTGTGACCCAGGCTGGAGTGGGACCAACTGCGACATTAACAACAACGAGTGTGAATCCAATCCCTGCATGAACGGTGGCACCTGCAAGGACATGACCAGCGGCTACATCTGCACCTGCAGGGAGGGCTTCAGCG gCCCCAACTGCCAGACCAATATCAACGAATGTGCTTCCAACCCATGCCTGAACCAGGGCACGTGCATCGATGATGTCGCTGGCTACACCTGCAACTGCCTCCTGCCCTACACAG GAGCCACCTGTGAGGATGTGCTGGCCCCCTGCGCTGGCAGCCCCTGCAAGAACGGTGGCGAGTGCCGGGAGTCGGAAGATTACAAGAGCTTCTCCTGCAGTTGCCCCCCTGGCTGGCAAG GTCAGACCTGTGAGATTGACATCAATGAGTGTGTGAAGAGCCCCTGCCGAAATGGGGCCACGTGCCAGAACACCAACGGGAGCTACCGCTGTGCCTGCAGGACCGGCTTCTCTGGCCGCAACTGCGACACCGACATCGACGACTGCAAGCCCA ACCCGTGCCACAACGGTGGCTCCTGCTCCGATGGCATTGGCACGTTCTTCTGCGAGTGCCTGGCTGGTTTCCGTGGGCCCAAGTGTGAGGAGGACATCAACGAGTGCGCCAGCAACCCCTGCAAGAACGGGGCCAACTGCACCGACTGCGTCAACAGCTACACCTGCACCTGCCCCTCCGGCTTCAGCGGCATCCACTGCGAGAACAACACACCCGACTGCACGGAGAG ctcctgcttcaACGGTGGGACCTGCGTGGATGGCATCAACACCTTCACCTGCGTCTGTCTGCCCGGCTTCACGGGCAGCTACTGCGAGCACAACATCAATGAGTGTGACTCCAAGCCATGCCTGAATGGGGGCACGTGTCAGGACAGCTACGGGACGTACAAGTGCACTTGTCCCCAGGGATACACCGGGCTCAACTGCCAG AACCTGGTGCGCTGGTGTgactcctctccctgcaaaAATGGAGGCAAGTGCTGGCAGACCAACAACTTGTACCGCTGTGAGTGCAACAGCGGGTGGACAGGGCTCTACTGCGACGTCCCCAGTGTCTCCTGCGAGGTGGCTGCCAAGCAGCAAG GTATCGATGTAGCACATCTCTGCAGGAACTCAGGGCTCTGTGTAGACACTGGCAACACTCACTTCTGCCGCTGCCAGGCCGGCTACACTGGCAGCTACTGCGAGGAGCAGGTGGATGAGTGCTCCCCCAACCCCTGCCAGAACGGAGCCACCTGCACAGACTACCTGGGAGGCTACTCCTGCGAG TGTGTGGCTGGTTATCATGGAGTTAACTGCTCAGAGGAGATCAATGAGTGCTTGTCCCACCCATGCCAGAACGGAGGAACCTGCATCGATCTCATCAATACCTACAAATGCTCCTGCCCCAGAGGAACCCAAG GGGTGCACTGTGAGATCAATGTGGATGACTGCAGCCCTTTCTTTGATCCTGTCACCCTGGGGCCCAAGTGCTTTAACAATGGCAAGTGCAAGGATCGGGTAGGGGGCTACAGCTGCATCTGCCCCCCTGGCTTTGTAGGGGAGCGCTGCGAGGGAGACGTCAATGAGTGCCTGTCCAACCCCTGCGACGCCCGCGGCACCCAGAACTGCGTGCAGCGGGTCAACGACTACAAATGCGAGTGCAGACCTGGCTATGCAG GCCGTCGCTGTGACACTGTGGTGGACGGGTGTAAAGGCAAACCCTGCAGAAATGGTGGGACGTGTGCTGTTGCCAGCAACACTGGCCGTGGTTTCATCTGCAAGTGCCCCCCG GGATTCGTGGGCGCCACCTGCGAGAATGACTCCCGCACGTGTGGGAACCTGCACTGCCTGAACGGCGGCACCTGCATCTCCATGCACAAGAGCTCCAAGTGCATGTGCGCGCCGGCCTTCACGGGCCCCGAGTGCCAGTACCCGGCCAGCAGCCCCTGCATGTCCAACCCCTGCTACAACGGGGGCACCTGCGAGTTCTTCGGCGATGCCTCCCCCTACTACCGCTGCAACTGCCCCGCCAACTTCAACGGCCTCAACTGCCACATCCTCGACTTCGACTTCCAGGGTGGGATCGGGCAGGACATCATCCCGCCCAAAATCGAGGAGAAGTGCGAGATCGCGGTTTGCGCGGGGTACGCCGGCAACAAGATCTGCGACGGGAAGTGCAACAACCACGCCTGTGGCTGGGACGGGGGCGACTGCTCCCTCAATTTCAACGATCCCTGGAAGAACTGCTCCCagtctctgcagtgctggaagTATTTCAACGATGGCAAGTGTGATTCCCAGTGCAATAACGCTGGCTGCCTCTACGATGGATTTGACTGCCAGAAATACGAGGGGCAGTGCAA cCCTCTCTATGACCAGTACTGCAAAGATCACTTCTCAGATGGCCACTGTGACCAGGGCTGCAACAACTTTGAGTGCGAATGGGATGGTCTGGACTGTGCAAACAACATGCCAGAGAAGCTGGCAGATGGCAcactggtggtggtggtgctcATCACCCCAGAGAACCTGAAGAACAACTCCTTCAACttcctgagggagctgagccGAGTGCTGCACACCAACGTGGTCTTCAAGAAGAACCCCAAGGGAGAGTATATGATCTTTCCATATTATGGCAATGAGGAGGAGCTGAAAAAACACTACATCAAGAGGTCCACAGAGGACTGGTCAGATATGTCCAGTGCTGTCATCAACAAAGTGAAGAGCAGCCTTTActccagggctggcaggaggcagaagAGGGAGCTCGATCAGATGGACATCAGAGG ATCCATCGTTTACTTGGAAATTGATAACCGCCAGTGCATCCAGTCGTCCTCCCAGTGCTTCCAGAGTGCAACTGATGTGGCAGCATTCCTGGGTGCCTTGGCCTCCCTTGGCAACCTGAACATACCCTACAAAATAGAAGCTGTTAAAA GTGAAACAGCTGAGCCCGCGACGAACTCCCAGCTGTATCCTATGTACGTGGTGGTGGCTGCACTGGTCTTGCTTGCTTTCATTGGACTGGGAGTACTGGTGTCTCGTAAGCGGCGCAGGGAGCATGGGCAGCTTTGGTTCCCAGAAGGCTTCAAAGTGACAGAGTCGAGCAAGAAGAAGCGGCGAGAACCACTTGGGGAGGACTCCGTTGGACTGAA accCCTCAAAAATGCTTCGGACGGCACGCTGATGGATGACAACCAAAATGAGTGGGGTGATGAGGAGGACACCAAGAAGTTCAGG TTCGAGGAGCAGGCGATGCTGCCGGACACGGACGACCAGACGGATCACAGGCAGTGGacccagcagcacctggatgCCGCTGACCTGCGCATCTCCTCCATGGCCCCTACTCCTCCACAGGGGGAAATCGATGCCGACTGCATGGACGTCAACGTCAGAGGGCCGG ACGGCTTCACCCCCCTCATGATCGCCTCGTGCAGCGGAGGAGGGCTGGAGACTGGCAACAGTGAGGAGGAGGACGATGCTCCCGCTGTCATCTCGGATTTCATTTACCAAGGCGCCAGCCTGCACAACCAGACCGACCGCACGGGCGAGACGGCGCTGCACCTGGCCGCCAGGTATTCCCGCTCCGACGCTGCCAAGCGCCTGCTGGAGGCCAGTGCCGATGCCAACATCCAGGACAACATGGGCCGGACGCCCCTCCACGCCGCCGTCTCGGCCGATGCCCAAGGAGTCTTCCAG ATCCTGATTAGGAACAGGGCAACAGACCTTGATGCCCGGATGCACGATGGGACCACTCCTCTGATCCTGGCTGCTCGCTTGGCTGTGGAGGGAATGCTGGACGACCTCATCAACTGCCACGCGGACGTCAACGCCGTGGATGATCTAG GCAAGTCAGCCCTGCACTGGGCAGCTGCTGTGAATAATGTTGAAGCTGCAGTGGTCCTTCTGAAGAATGGTGCCAATAAGGACATGCAGAACAATAAG GAGGAGACCCCACTGTTCCTCGCAGCCAGAGAAGGGAGCTACGAAACCGCCAAGGTCCTTCTGGACCACTTTGCCAACCGGGACATCACGGACCACATGGACCGCCTGCCGCGGGACATCGCCCAGGAGCGCATGCACCACGACATCGTGAGGCTGCTGGACGAGTACAACCTGGTGAGGAGCCCACCACTGCACAACGGCCCCCTGGGAGCgcccaccctgtcccccccGCTCTGCTCCCCCAACAGCTACATCGGCAACCTCAAGCCCGCCGTCCAGGGCAAGAAGGCCAGGAAGCCGAGTACCAAGGGCCTGAGCTGCAACGGCAAGGATGCCAAAGACCTCAAAGCCCGGAGGAAAAAATCCCAGGATGGAAAAGGATGCCTGCTTGACAACTCCAGCGTGTTGTCCCCAGTGGACTCCCTGGAGTCGCCCCACGGGTACCTCTCAGATGTGGCCTCTCCTCCGCTGATGACCTCCCCGTTTCAGCAGTCCCCTTCCATGCCCCTGAATCATCTGCCGGGCATGCCGGATGCCCACATGAGCATCAACCACCTCAACATGGCGGGGAAGCAGGATATGGCCATGGGAAGCTCCAGCAGGATGGCCTTCGATTCGGTGCCGCCGCGTCTCTCCCACCTGCCCGTGTCCAGCCCCAGCACGGTGATGAGCAACGCCCCGATGAGCTTCTCTGTCGGGGGAGCAGCCGGGCTGAACGGGCAGTGTGACTGGCTCACCAGGCTGCAGAACGGGATGGTCCAGAGCCAGTACAACCCCCTGAGAGGCAACATCCAACCCGGGGCTCACCAGCAGCCCCAAAACCTCCAGCACGGCATGATGACCTCCCTGCACAACGGCCTGCCCACCACCAGCTTGTCGCAGATGATGAGCTACCAGGCCATGCCCAACACCCGGCTGGCGTCCCAGCCCCACCTgatgcagagccagcagctccagcagatgcagcagcagcagctccagcagcagaaccTGCAGCCGCAGCAGCAGCcgcagcagccccagcagccgCCGCCACCGCAGCAGCCGCAGCAGCACCACAACCCCGGCTCCAACGGGAGCGGCCACATGGGCCAGAATTTCCTTGGTACGGAGCTGAGCCAGCCCGACATGCAGCcggtgagcagcagcagcatggcagTGCACACCATCCTGCCCCAGGATTCCCAGATGCTGCCCACGTCCCTGCCGTCCTCCCTCGCCCAGCCCATGACCACCACGCAGTTCCTAACCCCGCCTTCCCAGCACAGTTATTCCTCCCCCTTGGACAACACCCCCAGCCACCAGCTCCAGGTGCCCGACCACCCTTTCCTAACGCCGTCTCCGGAGTCGCCGGACCAGTGGTCCAGCTCGTCTCCTCATTCCAACGTGTCCGACTGGTCCGAGGGCATCTCCAGCCCTCCCACGAGTATGCAGTCACAGATGGGACACATCCCCGAAGCCTTCAAGTAA